The proteins below are encoded in one region of Bacteroidota bacterium:
- the rplL gene encoding 50S ribosomal protein L7/L12 has protein sequence MADLKAFAEQLVNLTVKEVKELADILKSEYGIEPAAAAVAVSTSGPAAVAEEVVAQTEFDVILKDAGAGKLNVVKIVKTLTGLGLKEAKDLVDAAPGPVKEKISKEEAEAIKAQLVEAGATVEIK, from the coding sequence ATGGCAGATCTGAAAGCATTTGCAGAGCAACTTGTAAATCTTACCGTTAAGGAAGTTAAGGAACTCGCTGATATTCTGAAGTCTGAGTACGGCATTGAGCCAGCTGCTGCAGCGGTTGCTGTTTCAACATCTGGTCCTGCTGCTGTCGCTGAAGAAGTCGTCGCTCAAACCGAGTTTGACGTCATCCTCAAAGACGCTGGCGCTGGTAAACTCAACGTTGTCAAAATCGTGAAAACTCTCACTGGCCTTGGCTTGAAAGAAGCTAAAGATCTCGTGGACGCCGCTCCCGGTCCAGTGAAAGAGAAGATTTCCAAAGAGGAAGCAGAAGCTATCAAGGCACAGCTTGTTGAAGCTGGAGCCACTGTAGAGATCAAGTAA
- a CDS encoding 50S ribosomal protein L10, translated as MTREEKNTIVQDLVSQLKTAPNVYVTDAGGLTVAQVNDLRRMSFKAGIELRVVKNTLLRKAMEATGKDYSGVFPELQQQSSVFFVGENYKVPAKLIKDFRKKGAKPALKVAYVDESVFVGDDQLDVLQNLKGKNELIGEVIGLLQSPIQKLLGQLSSGGTTIAGVLKTLEER; from the coding sequence ATGACGAGGGAAGAAAAAAACACAATTGTACAAGACTTGGTGAGTCAGCTTAAAACTGCTCCTAACGTGTACGTGACCGATGCCGGCGGTTTGACCGTGGCACAAGTCAATGACCTTCGCCGTATGTCTTTCAAGGCAGGCATCGAGCTGAGAGTCGTAAAAAATACATTGCTTCGCAAAGCGATGGAGGCTACTGGCAAAGATTATTCAGGAGTTTTTCCTGAATTGCAGCAGCAGTCCTCAGTGTTCTTTGTCGGTGAGAACTACAAAGTTCCTGCCAAACTCATTAAAGACTTCCGCAAGAAAGGTGCTAAACCTGCCTTGAAGGTAGCTTATGTCGATGAGTCTGTGTTTGTGGGCGACGATCAACTCGACGTCTTGCAAAACCTCAAAGGCAAAAATGAGTTGATCGGAGAAGTGATTGGTTTGCTCCAATCCCCAATCCAAAAATTGCTCGGCCAATTGTCCTCTGGCGGCACGACCATCGCAGGCGTGCTCAAGACCTTGGAAGAGCGTTAA
- a CDS encoding 50S ribosomal protein L1, protein MPKVSKKHKAAIAAVDRTKFYPVSDAAKLLKDVTYTKFDSSIEMHVRLGVDPRQANQMVRGVATLPHGTGKTVKVLVLTTPDKEAEAVAAGADFVGLDEYIEKIKEGWTDIDVIICSPNVMGKVGPLGRVLGPRGLMPNPKSGTVTMEIGKAVTEVKAGKIDFKVDKTGIIHVGIGKTTFTADQLAENARELATVLLKLKPSGSKGTYFKSIYLSSTMGPGIKIDNTSVGV, encoded by the coding sequence ATGCCGAAGGTTTCAAAAAAGCATAAAGCCGCAATAGCTGCTGTTGATCGCACCAAATTTTATCCGGTGAGTGATGCAGCCAAGCTCTTGAAGGATGTCACTTACACAAAGTTTGACTCCTCGATCGAAATGCACGTCCGTCTGGGAGTTGATCCACGTCAAGCCAATCAAATGGTTCGTGGCGTTGCAACCCTTCCACATGGTACTGGCAAAACTGTAAAGGTGTTGGTTCTTACTACACCTGACAAGGAAGCAGAAGCGGTCGCCGCTGGTGCAGACTTCGTAGGTCTCGACGAGTACATCGAAAAGATCAAAGAAGGATGGACCGACATCGACGTCATCATCTGTTCTCCAAACGTGATGGGCAAAGTAGGTCCTTTGGGACGTGTGCTTGGTCCACGTGGTTTGATGCCTAACCCTAAAAGCGGTACAGTGACGATGGAAATCGGCAAAGCTGTTACCGAGGTGAAAGCTGGTAAAATCGATTTCAAAGTCGACAAAACCGGTATCATCCACGTGGGAATTGGTAAAACCACTTTCACAGCTGATCAACTCGCTGAAAATGCCCGCGAACTCGCAACGGTATTGCTCAAATTGAAACCAAGTGGCTCAAAAGGCACTTACTTCAAAAGCATCTACCTCAGCAGCACGATGGGCCCCGGTATCAAAATTGACAACACCTCAGTAGGAGTATAA
- the rplK gene encoding 50S ribosomal protein L11 translates to MAKEVFTYVKLQCKGGQANPAPPIGPALGSKGVNIMDFCKQFNARTQEKQGQILPVLITVYTDKSFEFVVKTPPAAVLLMNAAGLKGGSAEPNRKKVGKVTWPQVQEIAETKMPDLNAFTLESAMKMVAGTARSMGITVEGTAPWGAN, encoded by the coding sequence ATGGCTAAGGAGGTATTTACATACGTTAAGCTTCAATGCAAAGGTGGTCAAGCCAACCCGGCTCCCCCCATTGGCCCTGCCCTTGGTTCCAAAGGTGTCAACATCATGGACTTCTGCAAGCAGTTCAATGCACGCACCCAGGAAAAGCAAGGTCAGATTCTCCCAGTGCTCATCACCGTTTACACGGACAAGAGCTTTGAATTTGTTGTCAAAACTCCCCCCGCTGCCGTTCTGCTGATGAATGCTGCAGGATTGAAGGGTGGATCTGCTGAGCCAAACCGGAAGAAGGTTGGTAAGGTAACTTGGCCTCAAGTGCAAGAAATTGCGGAGACAAAAATGCCTGATCTCAACGCCTTCACGCTTGAGTCTGCTATGAAAATGGTTGCGGGTACAGCCCGTAGCATGGGAATCACTGTCGAAGGAACCGCCCCCTGGGGAGCGAATTAA
- the nusG gene encoding transcription termination/antitermination factor NusG, with the protein MGKQWFVVRAVSGQEKKVKTYIESEIERLKLENQVSQVLIPTEKVFEMRGGKKKIRERSFLPGYVLMEADLDGEIMQVIKDVPGVIGFLGTEKGQKPVPLRAAEINKILGKVDEMNELGEVPEDPFVLGEPVKVMAGPFNGFSGTVEEIYEDKKKLKVMVKIFGRNTPVELNYYQVEKEF; encoded by the coding sequence ATGGGCAAGCAGTGGTTCGTAGTTCGCGCGGTCAGCGGGCAAGAAAAGAAGGTGAAAACCTATATCGAGTCCGAAATCGAGCGTCTTAAGCTTGAGAATCAGGTCTCCCAAGTTCTGATTCCTACCGAAAAAGTATTCGAAATGCGCGGTGGGAAAAAGAAGATTCGCGAAAGAAGCTTTTTGCCAGGTTATGTTTTGATGGAAGCTGATTTGGATGGTGAAATCATGCAAGTGATCAAAGATGTACCGGGAGTCATTGGATTCCTCGGAACTGAAAAAGGTCAGAAGCCTGTTCCCCTCCGCGCTGCGGAAATCAACAAAATCCTCGGTAAGGTCGACGAGATGAATGAACTTGGGGAAGTCCCTGAAGATCCGTTTGTCTTGGGTGAGCCAGTCAAAGTGATGGCTGGACCGTTCAACGGCTTCTCCGGCACTGTGGAAGAGATCTACGAGGATAAAAAGAAACTCAAAGTGATGGTCAAAATTTTCGGACGTAATACGCCAGTCGAACTGAACTATTACCAAGTCGAAAAAGAATTCTAA
- the secE gene encoding preprotein translocase subunit SecE has protein sequence MDRLKAWFQTYSDELLYKVQWPTVPELQSSTITVLVASLLIAFVIFVLDIVSSNLMSLLYGLFN, from the coding sequence ATGGATAGACTTAAGGCATGGTTCCAGACATATTCGGATGAGTTGCTGTACAAAGTGCAGTGGCCCACCGTGCCGGAATTACAAAGCAGTACCATCACCGTGTTGGTAGCTTCCCTGCTGATTGCGTTCGTGATTTTTGTTCTTGACATCGTCTCGAGCAATCTCATGTCGCTGCTTTACGGATTATTCAACTAA
- the tuf gene encoding elongation factor Tu gives MAKETFKRNKPHVNIGTIGHVDHGKTTLTAAITCVLAKKGLSQVRDFSSIDNAPEEKERGITINTAHVEYETMNRHYAHVDCPGHADYVKNMVTGAAQMDGAIVVVAATDGPMPQTREHILLSRQVGVPRLVIFMNKVDLVDDTELLDLVEMEVQELLTSYQFSEETPIIRGSALGGLNGEPQWEEKIMELMDAVDRWIPQPERDTDKPFLMPVEDVFSITGRGTVATGRIERGVINTSDPVEIIGLRPIDEKPLTSVVTGVEMFRKLLDRGEAGDNAGLLLRGIEKEQIKRGMVICKPKSVNPHTDFKCEIYVLSKEEGGRHTPFFKGYRPQFYFRTTDVTGVITLPEGVDMCMPGDNISVTVELIYPIAMEKGLRFAIREGGRTVGAGQVTEIIK, from the coding sequence ATGGCTAAGGAAACTTTTAAACGGAATAAGCCGCACGTGAATATCGGTACCATCGGTCACGTTGACCATGGCAAAACGACGCTCACGGCTGCTATTACGTGTGTTTTGGCCAAAAAAGGCCTCTCACAAGTGCGTGATTTCTCGTCTATCGACAACGCTCCAGAAGAAAAAGAGCGTGGTATCACCATTAATACCGCACACGTCGAATACGAAACCATGAACCGTCACTATGCGCACGTCGACTGTCCAGGTCACGCCGACTACGTGAAGAACATGGTTACGGGTGCTGCCCAAATGGACGGTGCTATTGTCGTCGTGGCTGCCACCGACGGTCCTATGCCACAAACCCGCGAGCACATCCTGCTCTCACGTCAGGTTGGCGTTCCACGTCTGGTGATTTTCATGAACAAGGTTGACCTTGTTGACGACACCGAACTCCTCGACCTCGTCGAAATGGAAGTTCAGGAGCTGCTCACATCCTATCAATTCTCCGAAGAAACGCCTATCATCCGTGGCTCTGCCCTTGGTGGTCTCAATGGTGAGCCACAATGGGAAGAAAAAATCATGGAGCTCATGGACGCTGTGGACCGTTGGATCCCACAACCTGAGCGTGATACCGATAAGCCATTCCTTATGCCTGTCGAGGACGTATTCTCGATCACAGGTCGTGGTACCGTGGCTACCGGTCGTATCGAGCGTGGCGTGATCAACACTTCCGATCCAGTCGAAATCATCGGTCTCCGTCCAATCGACGAGAAGCCATTGACATCGGTTGTTACGGGTGTTGAGATGTTCCGCAAATTGCTCGACCGTGGTGAAGCAGGTGACAACGCCGGTCTTCTCCTCCGCGGTATTGAGAAGGAGCAAATCAAGCGCGGTATGGTTATCTGCAAGCCAAAGTCAGTGAACCCACACACCGACTTCAAATGCGAAATCTACGTGCTCTCCAAAGAAGAAGGCGGTCGTCACACACCATTCTTCAAAGGATACCGTCCTCAGTTTTACTTCCGTACCACTGACGTTACCGGCGTAATCACCCTTCCAGAAGGTGTTGATATGTGTATGCCAGGTGACAACATCTCGGTGACCGTGGAGTTGATCTACCCAATCGCTATGGAAAAAGGTCTCCGTTTCGCTATCCGCGAAGGTGGCCGTACCGTAGGTGCAGGTCAGGTAACTGAGATCATTAAGTAA
- a CDS encoding DUF4476 domain-containing protein, with the protein MKTLRLFYAFLFLLGATNLMAQNSNLIVYTGENEDFTLWINGFKINNVPSQHVRVTGLKPSQYTVEAVFQNLHLPKRSINISIQPEREITFGLVRAASASAVEFKFLYESTLGYFPVAPQKIEVIPYFGPVTVPQNVQPVPTPAPIQVPGPVVVVAPNPLPGYNGPLGCQNPMDPTQFSEAKKSIASKSFSDTKMQLAKQITRSNCLLTSQVSELMSLFSFESQKLEFAKFAYEFTYDKGNYYKVNDVFGFESSIRDLEEYLKGK; encoded by the coding sequence ATGAAAACGCTGCGGCTGTTCTATGCCTTCCTTTTTCTGTTGGGTGCAACCAATTTGATGGCTCAAAATTCCAATTTGATCGTCTACACCGGCGAAAATGAGGATTTTACCCTGTGGATCAATGGTTTCAAGATCAACAATGTTCCCAGTCAGCATGTTCGGGTTACGGGTCTGAAACCTAGTCAGTACACGGTAGAGGCTGTTTTTCAGAATCTTCATCTGCCCAAAAGGTCCATCAACATTTCCATTCAGCCGGAAAGAGAAATCACCTTTGGGCTTGTGAGAGCAGCCAGTGCATCTGCAGTGGAATTCAAGTTTCTCTACGAATCAACTTTGGGATATTTTCCGGTAGCACCGCAAAAGATAGAAGTTATTCCCTACTTCGGTCCTGTGACTGTCCCGCAAAACGTGCAGCCCGTACCCACTCCTGCACCCATACAAGTCCCCGGACCTGTGGTCGTTGTCGCCCCAAACCCGCTGCCAGGATACAATGGCCCGTTGGGATGCCAAAATCCCATGGACCCAACGCAGTTCTCAGAGGCCAAAAAGAGCATTGCTTCAAAATCCTTTTCAGACACCAAAATGCAGCTTGCAAAGCAGATCACACGGAGCAATTGCCTCCTGACCAGCCAAGTATCCGAATTGATGAGCCTGTTTAGCTTTGAATCCCAGAAGCTTGAATTTGCCAAATTTGCCTATGAATTCACCTATGACAAAGGCAACTATTATAAGGTGAACGATGTCTTCGGCTTTGAGAGTTCGATCAGGGACTTGGAGGAGTATTTGAAGGGGAAATAG
- a CDS encoding RidA family protein has product MSANDESIRISSGAPWEDIVGYSRAVRKGNMIWVSGTAPMKDGLVVGIDDPYRQAVMCFRIIKNAIEASGGKMSDVVRTRMYLTRIRDWEHVARAHAEFFGSVRPATTLVQVAKLIDPNILVEIEADAMLD; this is encoded by the coding sequence ATGAGTGCCAATGATGAATCAATCCGCATTTCCAGCGGAGCGCCTTGGGAGGATATTGTAGGATATTCCCGGGCAGTGAGAAAAGGAAATATGATCTGGGTATCAGGAACCGCTCCGATGAAAGACGGACTCGTGGTAGGCATCGATGACCCTTACCGACAAGCGGTGATGTGTTTTCGCATCATCAAAAATGCCATTGAAGCCTCAGGAGGCAAAATGTCGGATGTCGTCAGAACCCGCATGTACCTCACGCGGATTCGCGATTGGGAACATGTAGCCCGCGCGCATGCAGAGTTTTTCGGAAGCGTACGCCCCGCAACAACCTTGGTGCAGGTTGCCAAACTCATCGATCCCAATATTCTTGTCGAGATCGAGGCCGATGCCATGCTCGATTGA
- a CDS encoding SH3 domain-containing protein: MKNLSLFLLCLMMAFVFSACSSETKEGADDETETTSDADDSDADDNEDSNIALSTWDGHSAKDAPGNDAKWVASIAFGEELTLLNETETDSKTNKSFEKVKLLDGKEGWVRADFIAKGAELAAVTTDAQIYKRPGISNITDEVISAGTIVVLKGTKDEFSEFISKNDAAKKRKEGWLLGDKALTTNEDDLSAAILLSKALAEKNPAKRKEKLKQVADQYPNSVFAKTAQNNIDAVDASANLAEDELMIAGENVNVRSAPDVKSENKIFQLNTGDVCKILERGEMDEIGGKLDYWYKISSPAGKTGWVFGTFTSKAL; this comes from the coding sequence ATGAAGAACCTGAGTTTGTTTCTGTTGTGTTTGATGATGGCATTTGTATTTTCTGCCTGCAGTTCCGAGACCAAGGAAGGCGCAGACGATGAAACTGAAACCACATCTGACGCAGATGATTCGGATGCTGATGACAATGAGGATTCGAATATCGCCCTCAGTACTTGGGATGGGCATTCGGCAAAAGACGCTCCCGGGAACGATGCCAAATGGGTCGCTTCCATCGCATTTGGGGAGGAACTGACCCTGCTCAATGAGACAGAAACCGATTCGAAGACCAATAAATCCTTTGAAAAGGTAAAGCTCCTCGACGGAAAAGAAGGCTGGGTCCGCGCCGATTTCATCGCGAAAGGCGCCGAACTCGCTGCCGTGACCACCGATGCGCAAATCTATAAGCGGCCAGGCATCTCCAACATCACGGATGAAGTCATTTCGGCGGGCACGATTGTCGTTTTGAAAGGAACCAAGGATGAATTCTCCGAATTTATTTCCAAGAATGACGCTGCCAAAAAGCGCAAGGAAGGCTGGTTGTTGGGCGACAAGGCTTTGACAACGAACGAAGACGACCTTTCGGCAGCCATCCTGCTTTCCAAGGCTTTGGCGGAGAAGAACCCAGCAAAGCGCAAGGAAAAACTCAAGCAGGTTGCAGACCAGTACCCCAATTCGGTATTCGCGAAAACCGCCCAAAACAACATCGATGCCGTGGATGCGAGTGCCAATCTTGCCGAGGATGAATTGATGATCGCCGGAGAGAATGTGAACGTGCGCTCTGCACCTGACGTGAAGTCGGAAAACAAGATTTTCCAGCTCAACACCGGCGACGTCTGCAAAATCCTGGAGCGCGGCGAAATGGACGAAATCGGAGGCAAACTGGATTATTGGTACAAAATTTCATCTCCTGCCGGCAAAACAGGCTGGGTGTTTGGGACATTTACCAGCAAAGCACTGTAG
- a CDS encoding DUF2207 domain-containing protein has product MKDCTFHRMVLRTFVFGALLLLLIPSAIAQGWRVKSFSADITLHPDGTFDVIERIKVNFSESKRGIIRKLPYRFAQLSVPDGELAEDHSPGKDYLTPIVNIDVQDWTYSVTKSQNDHEIKIGKSDVFLTGEQDYVISYKVYAAINFFKNSQEFYWNVNGNDWDVPFDNIDVTIHLPNNRKMAAEDVLVFVGVAGSTEKSSELIIEPGTVKVPSTRGLSANEGMTVVMRFPKGYLTKTPVPLSVMANNCVIDSVFSDFALRNDGVVEVEERLYLNVVTASADFVRSLERSYFGPMFPEMEPGRVQYEMLESTVHVGSGHHYKAYESVSGYEADASDFKISIPGSNFPEPGMYVVTLKYRIWGATRESERGLSVYLPWLNPDDHEPIAVARCLLHWDQPARINLGDVGLKDTAPGSGKVTLDSTYLEMEFPENLKAGQKLHLAKYFPGLDLKMARTPGHVSSPDQYYSYYDIDWEIQPNGNVHITNKFCMYRYSSYNRITRPITNEYNGYRPTMANAVKPQSWGSVGKYAFNNLEGPGDLINYSTYADMQMEFPGNASLTRTGFDTISFSYDILGIVGKSGDGFRLSFPLLETIEHVADVVRFRIRYPGGATLKEGDIQLSSGSTYGIQRNFENGDNVDLKFEPGEISGEFPDGIFAFEELNIALDLPEGSIEGSMSSDLRLLWINHKAIFFPLFFLIPLALAWLIFGRDRKFTTVVEFYPPEDLTPTEAGLLMDDHLHNRDLLALIYYWGAQGVISIDEVYDKDGTAIDYKFTKLKSLPGGARKYEKTIFNGLFSASDSTTVSAQRQKMYSYLATARSEVNTYAKTRNFYVPGTMGWSAVIGLIGWVVAGIAVVATGLVIFQATSWQAGRWEIAGGWTLSAALLFLFARLMPRRGPFGQQQYEKLVGFREFVLRAEKDKLQRLVDTNPDYFGMTLPYAIAMGIATKWVDQFGDLLTAPPTYYHSSQSVSSFQLHQFNRMMQRQLDQMATSFNSTPPAARSSGGWGSGGGSSSSYSSSSSYSSRSSSGGSGFSSGGGSSGGGYGGGGGSAW; this is encoded by the coding sequence ATGAAAGACTGTACCTTCCACCGGATGGTTCTCCGAACCTTTGTTTTCGGAGCATTGCTGCTTTTGTTGATTCCGTCAGCGATCGCCCAAGGGTGGCGTGTGAAGAGTTTCAGCGCCGATATCACACTTCACCCAGATGGAACTTTTGACGTCATTGAACGCATCAAAGTGAATTTTTCGGAGTCCAAACGCGGCATTATCCGCAAGCTTCCCTATCGGTTTGCGCAGTTGTCAGTCCCGGACGGGGAGCTTGCAGAGGATCATTCGCCAGGCAAGGATTATCTTACCCCGATCGTGAACATTGACGTTCAGGATTGGACCTATTCAGTGACGAAAAGCCAAAACGACCACGAAATCAAAATTGGAAAGTCGGATGTTTTCCTCACCGGTGAACAAGACTACGTGATTTCTTATAAGGTCTATGCTGCCATCAACTTCTTCAAAAACAGCCAGGAGTTTTATTGGAATGTCAACGGCAATGATTGGGACGTTCCTTTTGACAATATCGATGTGACGATCCATCTCCCCAACAATCGGAAAATGGCGGCTGAAGATGTGTTGGTGTTCGTGGGCGTGGCAGGATCGACAGAAAAAAGCTCCGAATTGATAATTGAGCCGGGAACCGTAAAGGTGCCTTCGACGCGGGGATTGTCGGCAAATGAGGGGATGACCGTTGTGATGCGATTTCCCAAAGGCTATCTTACCAAAACTCCAGTTCCACTTTCGGTCATGGCAAATAACTGCGTGATTGACAGTGTTTTCTCTGACTTTGCTTTGAGAAATGATGGAGTAGTGGAAGTGGAGGAAAGGCTTTACCTGAACGTGGTGACAGCTTCGGCGGATTTCGTTCGCAGCCTTGAAAGGTCCTATTTCGGACCGATGTTTCCTGAAATGGAGCCTGGCCGTGTGCAATATGAAATGCTCGAATCCACGGTGCATGTCGGGAGTGGCCATCATTACAAAGCCTACGAAAGCGTGTCCGGATATGAAGCCGACGCATCCGATTTCAAGATCTCCATACCCGGCTCCAATTTTCCCGAACCCGGGATGTATGTCGTCACGCTCAAATACCGGATTTGGGGAGCAACGCGCGAAAGTGAACGCGGATTGTCCGTTTATCTACCGTGGTTGAACCCCGACGACCATGAGCCGATCGCAGTCGCCCGTTGTCTCTTGCATTGGGATCAACCTGCCCGCATCAATCTGGGCGATGTTGGTTTGAAGGATACTGCCCCGGGTAGCGGCAAGGTCACCTTGGATTCCACCTATTTGGAGATGGAATTTCCGGAGAATCTCAAGGCTGGGCAAAAGCTGCACTTGGCCAAGTACTTTCCCGGGCTGGACTTGAAAATGGCCCGAACCCCCGGCCATGTTTCATCACCCGATCAGTATTATTCCTACTACGACATTGATTGGGAGATTCAGCCGAATGGAAATGTACATATCACGAACAAATTCTGCATGTACCGCTATTCAAGCTATAACCGGATCACGCGTCCGATTACCAATGAATACAACGGCTATCGCCCAACAATGGCCAATGCTGTAAAGCCACAGTCTTGGGGTAGCGTCGGGAAATATGCCTTCAATAATCTAGAGGGCCCCGGGGATTTGATCAATTACAGCACCTATGCCGATATGCAAATGGAGTTTCCTGGCAATGCCTCACTGACACGCACCGGATTTGATACCATCAGCTTCAGTTACGACATTCTGGGTATCGTCGGAAAGTCCGGGGACGGCTTCCGACTGAGTTTTCCGTTGTTGGAGACCATTGAACACGTGGCCGACGTTGTGCGGTTCCGCATTCGCTATCCAGGCGGAGCGACGCTCAAGGAAGGTGATATTCAACTCAGTAGTGGATCGACGTACGGCATCCAGCGTAACTTCGAAAATGGAGACAATGTCGACTTGAAGTTCGAGCCGGGGGAAATTTCTGGAGAATTCCCGGACGGTATTTTTGCTTTTGAAGAACTGAACATTGCCTTGGATTTGCCTGAGGGAAGTATTGAAGGGAGTATGTCGTCGGATTTGCGGCTGCTTTGGATCAATCACAAGGCTATTTTCTTCCCACTGTTTTTCTTGATCCCACTCGCCCTGGCTTGGCTGATTTTTGGTCGAGATCGCAAATTCACCACTGTTGTGGAGTTCTATCCGCCTGAGGATCTTACCCCGACGGAAGCCGGCTTGCTCATGGATGACCACCTGCACAACCGTGACTTGTTGGCACTGATCTATTACTGGGGTGCGCAAGGGGTCATTTCCATCGATGAGGTCTACGACAAGGATGGTACGGCAATTGATTACAAATTCACCAAGTTGAAAAGCCTTCCCGGTGGTGCCCGGAAATACGAAAAGACGATTTTCAATGGGTTGTTTTCCGCAAGCGATTCAACGACAGTATCGGCGCAGCGTCAGAAAATGTACAGCTACCTTGCCACGGCACGCTCGGAGGTCAATACCTATGCCAAAACGCGCAATTTCTATGTTCCTGGAACGATGGGTTGGTCTGCGGTGATTGGCTTGATAGGTTGGGTGGTCGCAGGTATCGCCGTGGTTGCCACAGGCCTTGTCATATTCCAGGCGACATCGTGGCAAGCAGGCAGGTGGGAAATCGCAGGTGGATGGACGCTAAGCGCTGCATTGTTGTTCCTGTTTGCCCGCCTTATGCCGCGTAGAGGGCCATTTGGTCAGCAGCAATACGAAAAATTGGTCGGCTTTCGGGAGTTTGTGCTCCGGGCCGAGAAGGACAAACTGCAACGACTCGTCGATACCAACCCCGATTATTTTGGGATGACGCTGCCGTATGCGATTGCCATGGGCATCGCCACGAAATGGGTGGACCAATTTGGAGATTTGCTCACTGCTCCGCCGACTTATTACCATTCCTCGCAGTCCGTTTCAAGCTTTCAGTTGCATCAATTCAATCGCATGATGCAACGTCAGCTGGATCAGATGGCCACGAGTTTTAATAGCACACCACCGGCGGCAAGGTCGAGTGGGGGTTGGGGCTCGGGTGGCGGATCCTCCTCCTCTTATTCCTCTTCCTCAAGTTACAGTAGCCGTAGCAGCAGCGGCGGCAGTGGTTTCAGCAGTGGGGGAGGGTCTTCTGGCGGCGGGTACGGCGGCGGCGGCGGGAGCGCATGGTAA
- a CDS encoding LemA family protein, with product MPSYGYIFGGVFGFTMLMALMGVYYYNKFSSLKVRMEESMRTLDVLLDRRQGQLLQIATLFKRLGLLGENDAKTAIEFGRKAIDTASAPQKAFGLEEADKAVQKLFIQSANYPELQKNSEFEPAYRAIEKTNIEIDGARRYYNALARDYNMLASRMPSALYALLLRYQKSDYLETKP from the coding sequence GTGCCCAGTTACGGATATATTTTTGGCGGCGTCTTCGGGTTCACCATGTTGATGGCCCTGATGGGAGTCTATTATTACAACAAGTTCAGCAGTCTCAAAGTGCGGATGGAGGAATCCATGCGAACGTTGGATGTGTTGTTGGATCGAAGGCAAGGTCAGTTGTTGCAAATCGCCACGCTGTTCAAACGCCTGGGATTGCTCGGCGAAAACGATGCCAAGACCGCCATTGAATTTGGCAGAAAGGCGATCGATACCGCCTCTGCACCGCAGAAGGCATTCGGACTTGAAGAGGCCGACAAGGCAGTGCAAAAGCTCTTCATCCAGAGCGCTAATTACCCCGAACTTCAAAAAAACTCAGAATTCGAGCCCGCTTACCGCGCCATCGAGAAGACCAACATTGAGATTGATGGCGCGCGACGCTACTACAATGCGCTGGCAAGGGACTACAATATGCTTGCCTCGCGCATGCCGTCTGCGCTGTATGCCTTGCTCCTCCGTTACCAAAAGTCAGATTATTTGGAGACGAAACCATGA
- a CDS encoding leucyl/phenylalanyl-tRNA--protein transferase — MPVYSLPQQHVFPPVSHAEEDGLLAVGGDLDPHRLLLAYAQGIFPWFSKGDPILWWSPDPRMVLFPAELKVSKSMKQVLKNKTFEVTFDKDFKSVIQACGKIDRPGQDGTWLSKDMRIAYTKLHEMAVAHSVEVWQDGKLVGGLYGLALGAIFCGESMFSEVSNASKAGFITLVQALREKGFELIDCQVYTAHLESLGAKEIPRTEFIRILEQGIQKPCWTGKWDR; from the coding sequence ATGCCAGTTTATTCCCTCCCGCAGCAACATGTTTTTCCGCCGGTTTCCCATGCGGAGGAAGATGGATTGTTGGCAGTAGGAGGGGACCTCGATCCGCATCGCCTGCTTTTGGCCTATGCCCAGGGCATTTTTCCATGGTTTTCAAAGGGTGATCCGATCCTTTGGTGGTCGCCTGATCCGCGGATGGTGCTGTTTCCTGCCGAATTGAAAGTCTCCAAAAGCATGAAGCAGGTGCTGAAAAACAAGACGTTTGAGGTTACATTCGACAAGGATTTTAAATCGGTGATCCAAGCATGTGGCAAAATTGACCGCCCGGGCCAAGACGGCACTTGGTTGAGCAAGGACATGCGCATCGCCTACACGAAGCTTCACGAGATGGCGGTTGCGCATTCGGTGGAGGTATGGCAGGACGGCAAACTCGTCGGCGGCCTTTATGGATTGGCCTTGGGAGCCATTTTTTGTGGCGAAAGTATGTTTTCCGAGGTCAGCAATGCCTCCAAAGCCGGATTCATCACACTTGTCCAGGCGTTGCGGGAAAAAGGCTTTGAGCTGATTGATTGTCAGGTATATACGGCACATCTGGAAAGCCTCGGCGCCAAGGAAATCCCGCGCACGGAATTTATCCGAATTCTGGAGCAGGGGATTCAAAAGCCTTGCTGGACCGGAAAGTGGGATCGCTGA